ATCCAAAGCTTGAATGTTTGAGCGGACGAGAAAAGCTGCAAATAGGGCAAGTGCAGTAAGAAGTGCCGATCCGATAGCGAATCCTTTACCAATAGCTGCAGTGGTGTTGCCAGCAGCGTCAAGTAAGTCGGTGCGCTCACGAATCTCTGGCCCTAACTCTACCATTTCAGCGATTCCTCCGGCGTTGTCTGACACCGGGCCGTAGGCATCGATGGTTAAGCCGATTGCGATGGTAGAGATCATGCCAAGGGCGGCAATAGCAATGCCATACATTCCTGCTAGTGTCCAGGATAAGTAAACAGTTACGGCGAGGGCGATAACGGGTACCACGGAACTTTTATAGCCTAGGGCAAGACCGTAAATGATGTTTGTAGCAGGCCCGGTATTGGAGGCATCTGCGACTTCCCTCACGGGTCTATAGGAGTGAGAGGTATAGAATTCGGTCACATAGCCGATCAAGAGCCCAGACCATAGCCCTGATAGCAGTGAAATAAGAACATTTGTATTGGTGACTGTTTTGCCATTGATAACGAAAGATTCAAGTAATCCCCATTTGGTAATCACAATGCAGGCAATGGTCATTAACACGGTCGAGATTAATAGCTGCTTCTTGAGAATTGGTTCGGCGGAGGTTGCCTTGCTATCCAATCGAGCGAAGAAGCATGTGATCAGACTAATAGGGATACCAATCGCTGAAATTATGATGGGAAAATATATAGCGAATGGATCTGCTGCGATTGCTGCGGATGTAGCCCCGATCACTAGTGCGGCACAGGTAGCCTCAGCACAAGAACCAAAGAGGTCAGCCCCCATACCGGCGATGTCGCCAACATTATCGCCGACGTTATCTGCGATAACAGCTGGGTTTCTTGGGTCATCCTCTGGAATTCCCTGCTCAACCTTACCTACCAAGTCTGCCCCAACATCAGCAGCCTTGGTATAGATGCCGCCACCGACGCGACCAAATAGAGCAGCTGTTGACCCACCGAGGCCGAACCCAGCAACCATTTCCATTAGTAACTCTTTTTCTTCGATGATTGAACCATAGGCGATACACATGGTAATCAAGCCGAAAACCGCAAGTCCAACAAGCCCAAAGCCCATAACTGCACCAGACTGGAAGGCAACAGAGAAGGCTTCTGATAAACCGATTTTGGCCTTGATTGTAGTTCGCACGTTACCCATTGTTGCGATCTTCATACCGAGGAAAGCTGATAGACTTGAAGTCAGGGCGCCGATCAGAAAGGAAATCGCGCTGTATACACCCTCGTGAAGTGGTGTATTACTATGGTCGAGAGTTAGTATCATGAGCCCTGCAAACGCGATGGCAAAGATGCCAACATACTTATACTCTTTTGCCAGAAAAGCCATGGCACCTTCGGCGATGGCCTCTGAGATATCTTTAAACTTAGCTTCCTGCTCTGGAGTATCACCGACAACGGGAATGCGAACGACAGATCTAGCGAAGTATAGGGCAGTTATCATAGCCATTAGTGAGCTGCCATAGATAAGAAAAATAACCAACGAGGTCCCTCCTGAGTGCTTGTCATCCACTGTGGTATCCTCAGTATTCTTCAAGCCAGGGCTTTCGCTACTAAGGCTTAGCAGGCAAAATCCGATTTGAAAGGATCAGAGGAGACTCCAAGTGGGTAAATTAGGGTATCTTGAAAAACGTGAGACTGAGTATAACTGCAATTGATTGCGGGTAAAAAGTAAAATATTAGCAAGGCGACCTAAAAACTACGGAACGTCATCTAAATGCAGAGACGAACGGCCTGAATTCCTAGTAAAAACAAGGTATTCAAGACATCTCAGCGGTGGCTGTTTTCATGGGGATGCCTGGTTAAAATACTTACCACCACTGGTAAAACATAGTAAGGATAATGATTCAATGTTTCGCTGAGATAAATCATTTCTTGCAGTGGGCGATGTTGGCTGAAGTTGGGTCGAGTTAGAAGAAAATAAATGAACTGTGGAGCACTATGTTTGAGCAAATGCTTAAGTTGCGTTTAGGAGTCCTAGAAGAGATCCCTGGATTTCGAAATGATGCCTCGATGACAAAGATTTTGGGTGATTACTTTGCGGCTATCTATAAGTATCGTCAGGGTGAGATCGCCTTCTTAGAAAAGGAAGGAGAGTGGCTTGCTTATGTTATGGCAAGTCGTTTCTATCACCGTTTTTATGGAAGCGTTCTGACTCAGTTTGTTCTCGATTTCAAGCCAGAGTTTTCCGATGAAGCCGTTCCGATGATTCGGAACTTCATTGAGAGCTACGCGAAATCCGAGCAGTTCTCTCTAGTGGAGCTGTATGCTCCTTGCTTCGCCTTAGTTGAAGGGCTCGCATCAAACTGGCGAATAGCGGCGACATCCTACGGTGGAGACCCAGCTCTATCCCTAAAAGAGGCTAAAACATTAGCTAAGAAAGATGCCTTCAAGGACAATGATATTGAATTGGTCACTGCTGATGACCCAGAGCAGGTGGACCGTATCATGGCTTTGAAAATCGAGGCTTTCAAGGAGAATCCTGAGCTTTGCTGGTATTGGAACTGCGACCAATATCAAACTCAGGAATTTATGAGACTAATGAATAGTCTCGATCGCCAGGAAACCTTTCTACTCAAGAAAAAGAGTAGGATCGTTGGTTATGGCGGAATTAACTTTGACGCTCATAATGCTTATTGGGGGCCAACGTCGGGAGTTGACCTTGTCCTAAGCCCTAAACTCAGAGGCAAGGGTTTAAGTTATCCTCTATATGCCCATCTGTTTGAGGCGATGATTGCAAGAGGCGCCAAGTTTTATAAGGGTGCAACTCATAACCCAGCTGTCATTAAGGTAGCATCCTATTTTAATCGCTGGCCTTTGTACTACCAGCTTCTCCCAAAAGACTTGAAGATCTAGCCTACATTATGATTAGGTATCTATTTTTCGGGCAGAAATCCCAGCCCAGTTCTGTAAGGAGCTAATTTTAAAATCTTTCGTGAAGACTGCAAAAATTCACAAGATCCTCTAAAGAATGAAAACCTTGCGTCCGAAGGCAAGTGTGGGGGGATTAGAGGATGCCAAAATTCTTACTATTTATCACATTTTTTTGTGTCTCTTGTAGCAGTTTTACCAGTGGATTTTCTGGAGAAAATGGAACTGGCGAGACACAACCTGCCTCGGCTGATGCCGAATCAGAAGCCCAAACCACGGCTCCAGTGCCAGAAGAAGTGGGTGATGATACCAGCGAACCGCCTTGTACTGATGACCAACCACCTCTAACGCAAGCTGATTTGCTTACTGATCAGGTCATCAATGGTGCGGAGAATCAGTCAATTGTTTACGAACTGTTTGTCACAGACTGTCAAGGAACTCCTATTGGTATCCAAGGCTCCGTTGCCTTCGACGCTTTCGCTCGTTTATCG
This sequence is a window from Pseudobacteriovorax antillogorgiicola. Protein-coding genes within it:
- a CDS encoding V-type H(+)-translocating pyrophosphatase codes for the protein MAMITALYFARSVVRIPVVGDTPEQEAKFKDISEAIAEGAMAFLAKEYKYVGIFAIAFAGLMILTLDHSNTPLHEGVYSAISFLIGALTSSLSAFLGMKIATMGNVRTTIKAKIGLSEAFSVAFQSGAVMGFGLVGLAVFGLITMCIAYGSIIEEKELLMEMVAGFGLGGSTAALFGRVGGGIYTKAADVGADLVGKVEQGIPEDDPRNPAVIADNVGDNVGDIAGMGADLFGSCAEATCAALVIGATSAAIAADPFAIYFPIIISAIGIPISLITCFFARLDSKATSAEPILKKQLLISTVLMTIACIVITKWGLLESFVINGKTVTNTNVLISLLSGLWSGLLIGYVTEFYTSHSYRPVREVADASNTGPATNIIYGLALGYKSSVVPVIALAVTVYLSWTLAGMYGIAIAALGMISTIAIGLTIDAYGPVSDNAGGIAEMVELGPEIRERTDLLDAAGNTTAAIGKGFAIGSALLTALALFAAFLVRSNIQALDLLSPLVFAGLLVGGMLPFVFTAQTMKGVGVAANAMIEEVRRQFREKPGILKGTEKPDHRTCVAISTAAAIKEMIAPGMLVMLTPLVFGYLFGVEALAGLLAGTLVTGLVMAVSASNSGGAWDNAKKYIEAGALGGKGSEAHKAAVVGDTVGDPFKDTSGPSINILMKLMAILSLVFAPFFVSHGGVLLKFLK
- a CDS encoding GNAT family N-acetyltransferase; this encodes MFEQMLKLRLGVLEEIPGFRNDASMTKILGDYFAAIYKYRQGEIAFLEKEGEWLAYVMASRFYHRFYGSVLTQFVLDFKPEFSDEAVPMIRNFIESYAKSEQFSLVELYAPCFALVEGLASNWRIAATSYGGDPALSLKEAKTLAKKDAFKDNDIELVTADDPEQVDRIMALKIEAFKENPELCWYWNCDQYQTQEFMRLMNSLDRQETFLLKKKSRIVGYGGINFDAHNAYWGPTSGVDLVLSPKLRGKGLSYPLYAHLFEAMIARGAKFYKGATHNPAVIKVASYFNRWPLYYQLLPKDLKI